One stretch of Niallia sp. XMNu-256 DNA includes these proteins:
- a CDS encoding 5'-nucleotidase C-terminal domain-containing protein yields MKKIIPACVLSLSLIGTTVSAAPPEHANYENRYIPVQLLAINDFHGQLDVYRTVGGKQVGGAEYLAAYLKKHEQDNKNTLLVTVGDAVGASAPVSSLLQDEPTIEFFNKLGVDVGGLGNHEFDEGVDELNRLLHGGEHDKTGFFEGADFPFTAANVVDKETGNPVLPPYVIKKVNGMPIGFIGVVTTETKNIVLPSGIESVEFIDEVEAINQTAQELKEQGVQSIVVLAHNPASSNQDGSNPSGDVVEIANHVDDEIDVIYGAHNHGYANTVVDNKLIVQSYANGTAFSDVDLLIDPKTKDIVKKEAEIVTTYHEGIQPDQEIKEMVDSYSEQVAPLVNEVIGQASNPLTRAQDESGESTLGNVIADSQRAIMGTDFAFMNPGGIRADLDQGDITWGEAYTVQPFGNSLVTMNLTGQQIKDVLEQQWSGSYPRMLPISGFSYIWDQDAPIGQRIVEITDSNGNELNLEKLYSVTVNNYLATGGDGFTVFKEGTNVVTGPTDLDALVEYIKNYEGAISQPELNRIEVR; encoded by the coding sequence ATGAAGAAAATCATTCCAGCTTGTGTTTTATCCCTATCCCTTATTGGGACAACTGTTTCTGCTGCACCCCCAGAACATGCAAACTATGAGAATAGGTATATTCCGGTTCAGTTATTAGCGATTAATGACTTTCATGGACAATTGGATGTCTACCGGACAGTTGGGGGAAAACAAGTAGGTGGAGCGGAGTATTTAGCAGCTTATTTGAAAAAGCATGAACAGGATAATAAAAATACATTACTTGTTACTGTCGGGGATGCGGTCGGGGCGAGTGCACCTGTTTCTTCTCTCCTCCAAGATGAGCCAACCATTGAGTTTTTCAATAAGTTAGGTGTTGATGTAGGTGGACTCGGAAACCATGAATTTGATGAAGGAGTAGACGAATTAAACCGTCTATTACATGGGGGAGAACATGACAAGACTGGTTTTTTCGAAGGCGCTGATTTTCCTTTTACCGCAGCAAATGTGGTTGATAAAGAAACCGGTAACCCGGTCTTACCCCCATATGTAATTAAAAAAGTAAATGGGATGCCAATCGGTTTTATTGGGGTTGTGACAACGGAAACGAAGAATATTGTGCTTCCAAGCGGGATTGAAAGTGTTGAGTTTATTGATGAAGTCGAAGCGATTAATCAAACAGCCCAGGAATTAAAGGAACAAGGTGTCCAGTCTATTGTTGTATTGGCTCACAACCCAGCTTCTTCTAATCAAGATGGCTCCAATCCCTCTGGAGATGTCGTAGAAATCGCAAATCACGTGGATGATGAAATTGATGTCATTTATGGAGCTCATAATCACGGCTATGCTAATACAGTTGTTGATAATAAGCTAATCGTTCAATCTTATGCAAACGGAACGGCTTTCTCTGATGTCGATTTATTGATCGATCCAAAAACAAAGGATATTGTGAAAAAGGAAGCTGAAATTGTAACTACCTATCATGAAGGAATTCAACCAGATCAAGAGATCAAAGAAATGGTCGATTCATATAGTGAGCAAGTTGCTCCTTTAGTGAATGAAGTGATTGGACAAGCTTCTAATCCATTAACGAGAGCTCAAGATGAAAGCGGTGAATCTACACTTGGTAATGTGATCGCAGATTCCCAACGTGCCATAATGGGGACTGATTTTGCTTTCATGAATCCAGGAGGAATTCGCGCAGACTTGGATCAAGGTGATATTACTTGGGGTGAAGCTTATACGGTTCAACCTTTTGGAAACAGCCTTGTGACGATGAACTTGACTGGTCAACAAATTAAGGATGTATTGGAACAACAATGGAGTGGAAGCTATCCAAGAATGCTGCCAATTTCAGGCTTTAGCTACATATGGGATCAAGACGCTCCAATCGGCCAACGGATTGTTGAAATCACAGATAGTAATGGAAATGAGTTAAATCTTGAGAAACTCTACAGTGTGACCGTGAATAATTATTTAGCCACTGGCGGAGACGGGTTCACCGTGTTTAAAGAAGGGACCAATGTGGTGACGGGTCCAACAGATCTAGATGCTTTGGTTGAGTATATTAAAAATTATGAAGGAGCCATTTCTCAACCGGAATTGAATCGTATTGAAGTAAGATAG
- a CDS encoding nuclear transport factor 2 family protein has product MIDLQKKKAVSFLQLVATGEVREAFDKYIAPDFRHHNPYFRGDAQSLMLAMEESAVMNPHKVFEVKRVIGEGDVVAVHSHVKQSQDDHGGAVVHIFRFHNDMIDELWDVGQQIPDDSPNENGVF; this is encoded by the coding sequence ATGATAGATTTACAAAAAAAGAAAGCTGTATCGTTTTTACAATTAGTTGCAACAGGTGAAGTACGTGAAGCATTCGATAAGTACATTGCTCCTGATTTCCGTCATCATAATCCCTATTTCCGCGGAGATGCTCAGTCTCTAATGCTTGCAATGGAGGAAAGCGCCGTCATGAATCCTCACAAAGTTTTTGAAGTAAAAAGAGTGATTGGGGAGGGGGACGTTGTTGCGGTTCACTCCCATGTAAAGCAAAGTCAGGATGATCATGGCGGAGCCGTTGTCCATATTTTCCGCTTTCATAACGACATGATCGACGAATTATGGGATGTCGGTCAGCAAATACCAGATGATTCTCCCAATGAAAATGGCGTGTTCTGA
- a CDS encoding LysR family transcriptional regulator, whose protein sequence is MTLQQLRYVIEVARCHSISQAAQNLFISQPSLSNALKELEKEMGITIFSRTNKGIIITPEGSEFLGYARQVVEQAELLENRYTGTQEPQHHFSVSAQHYAFAVSAFVRLLKDYHREEYEFALRETKTYEIIDDVQNLRSEIGILYINEFNQKVINKFLREGNLQFHKLFVATPYVFISSTNPLAKKDFVTLTDLLPYPYLSFEQGEYNSFYFSEEILSTISRPKNIRVTDRATLFNLLIGLNGYTISTGVISKELNGENIVAVPLQIDEEITVGYITHKNITNSPLAKVYIQYLKESIAEEQAQL, encoded by the coding sequence ATGACGTTACAACAATTAAGGTATGTGATTGAGGTGGCGAGGTGTCATTCGATTAGTCAGGCAGCTCAGAATTTGTTTATTAGTCAGCCGAGTCTATCCAATGCACTAAAAGAGTTAGAGAAAGAAATGGGAATTACAATTTTTTCACGTACGAATAAAGGGATCATCATTACTCCGGAAGGATCGGAGTTTTTAGGATATGCAAGACAAGTTGTCGAGCAGGCCGAACTGCTTGAAAATCGCTATACAGGTACCCAAGAACCTCAACACCACTTCTCTGTATCAGCTCAACATTATGCTTTTGCAGTCAGTGCTTTTGTTCGTTTACTCAAAGATTACCATCGCGAAGAATATGAATTTGCTTTACGGGAAACAAAAACGTATGAAATCATTGACGATGTACAAAACTTGCGGAGTGAAATTGGAATTTTATACATTAATGAGTTCAATCAAAAGGTCATTAATAAGTTTTTACGGGAAGGAAATTTGCAGTTTCACAAATTGTTTGTTGCAACCCCATATGTATTTATTAGCTCGACAAACCCGCTTGCGAAAAAGGATTTTGTCACGTTAACTGATTTACTGCCTTATCCTTATCTTTCGTTTGAACAAGGTGAATATAACTCTTTTTATTTTTCAGAAGAAATATTAAGTACGATCTCAAGGCCGAAAAATATCCGTGTCACCGACCGGGCCACATTATTTAATCTTTTAATTGGCCTTAATGGCTATACAATTTCAACTGGAGTTATCAGTAAAGAACTGAATGGGGAAAACATTGTGGCTGTTCCACTACAAATCGATGAGGAAATCACGGTTGGCTATATTACACACAAAAATATCACAAACAGTCCATTAGCAAAAGTGTATATCCAATATTTAAAAGAATCGATTGCCGAAGAACAAGCTCAATTATAG